The genomic stretch TTCAAGAAACGCCGTCATCTCGTCGTACCCATTGCCTGTCGTGAAAGCCGTAATCATGGGTGCAAAGAAAACCATGAGCTGGCTTCCCAGGAAGCTTATGGGCTTTACCGATTCCAGGAGTATTATCGCTATTGGGCTCAGACGGAAATGGACGATACGCTCTGCAATCTTCGTGCAGATTTCGTTCTTTCGCTCTTCAGTCAGGTCTGAAGCAAACATCAAGGTCCTTTGCCGCCTTGACTTCGTCGAGTCTCTTTACGGGCGTCGTATGCGGCGCTTTGCGAAGCATCTCAGGATTAATCCGGGCTTCTTCGAGAATCCGTCTCGACGCTTCGGCAAAGCTGTTGAGAGTATCAATGGATTCCGTTTCTGTCGGTTCGACCATAAACGCTTCCGACACGATGAGGGGGAAATAAATAGTCGGAGCATGAAAGCCGTAATCAAGAAGTCTTTTGGCGAAATCGGTCGTTTTGAGATTGTGCTGGCGCAGCGGTTTTCCTGAAGCCACAAATTCGTGCATACAAGCCCTGTTGAATGGAATTTCTAGTATGTTTTCGAAGAGCTTGCGAAGATAGTTTGCATTGACAATTGCATTCTTCGATATCTCGGTCATTCCTTCCGCTCCGAGCATTCTTATGTAAGTATATGCCCTGACAAGGATTAAGAAATTTCCGTAATAACCGAGAAGCTTGCCAATGGACAGCGGTTTGTCGTAGTCGAGCCGGTATCCATCTGAGGTTTTCCCGACACGCGGAACAGGAAGAAACCGCTCGAGTTCTTTTGTAACGCCGACAGGACCCGAACCCGGACCGCCTCCGCCGTGAGGGGTCGAGAAGGTTTTGTGCAGGTTGAAATGCATGAGGTCGAAGCCCATTTCACGAGGTTTGATGATTCCGACAAGCGCATTAAGGTTAGCGCCGTCCATGTAGGCAAGCGCTCCGGCGTTGTGAACTTTTTCAATAACCTTGCAGATATCTTTTTCAAACAGCCCAAGTGTGTTGGGATTCGTGACCATTATCAGCGCTACATCCTGCGAGAGTTTTCGCTCAAGGTCTTCAATATCGATAAGTCCTTCTGAGGTCGAGGAAACGGTTACGGACTCAAAACCGGCAAGCGTAACGCTCGCCGGATTGGTTCCGTGCGCGGAATCGGGAATCAGGACTTTTGTCCGTCTCTCTCCCTTATTCTTGAAATAAGCCCTTGTGATAAGATTGGCACACAGCTCCCCCTGCGCGCCTGCCGCAGGCTGGAGTGTAACGGCATCAAATCCCGAGATTTCGGACAGTAGTCTTTCAAGATCATAGATAAGTTCCAGAGCGCCCTGTGCGAGTGATTCAGGAGCCATGGGATGTATTCCTGAAAATCCGGGCATTCTTGCAGCGCTTTCGTTAATCTTAGGGTTGTACTTCATCGTACACGATCCGAGCGGATAGAATCCTTTATCGACGTGATGATTGAGATAGGATAACGCTACAAAGTGTCTTGCCAATTCAGGTTCTGCAACCTCCGGAAGACCTGCTTCCTTTTTTCTGAGATAGCGTTCTGGGATGTAATCGGTTATCTGTCTTGTCGGAACATCCGGTTTAGGAAATTGATAACCCTTGCGATTTGGTTCGGAGAGTTCAAAAAGCAATTTCATTCAACGATACTATTCAGATTAGGCTTTTTGTCAACGGTTCTGGTCGATACTATCAAATGATGCAAGTTTAAAATAATCGAGGGTTGTAAAAAGACAAAGAGGGTGCAAGCACCCTCTTTGTGAAAAGATCTCGGCTCTATTTCTTTATCGCCATGCCGCTCATCTCGACCACCGGAATCCAGATAATACCCGGAATCAATGCCATAGGCATCATTGCAGTGGTGATGTTTATTACGCCGTTAGCGCCCAGGGCTTTGGCTTCCTTTGCCAGCTGTTCGTACAATGCATCCTGGATCTGCGGGCCGAACATCGGGTAAAGCGGAGGTATCACTCCGATGCAGCTGAAGGCGAGATTTATCTTCATGGCGCGAACCATGCCTATCGGCGTATAGTCGCCGTCTTTCATGTCGCCTGTTGTGCAGAATACGTCAGATGG from bacterium encodes the following:
- a CDS encoding aminomethyl-transferring glycine dehydrogenase subunit GcvPB encodes the protein MKLLFELSEPNRKGYQFPKPDVPTRQITDYIPERYLRKKEAGLPEVAEPELARHFVALSYLNHHVDKGFYPLGSCTMKYNPKINESAARMPGFSGIHPMAPESLAQGALELIYDLERLLSEISGFDAVTLQPAAGAQGELCANLITRAYFKNKGERRTKVLIPDSAHGTNPASVTLAGFESVTVSSTSEGLIDIEDLERKLSQDVALIMVTNPNTLGLFEKDICKVIEKVHNAGALAYMDGANLNALVGIIKPREMGFDLMHFNLHKTFSTPHGGGGPGSGPVGVTKELERFLPVPRVGKTSDGYRLDYDKPLSIGKLLGYYGNFLILVRAYTYIRMLGAEGMTEISKNAIVNANYLRKLFENILEIPFNRACMHEFVASGKPLRQHNLKTTDFAKRLLDYGFHAPTIYFPLIVSEAFMVEPTETESIDTLNSFAEASRRILEEARINPEMLRKAPHTTPVKRLDEVKAAKDLDVCFRPD